From Pirellulales bacterium, the proteins below share one genomic window:
- a CDS encoding MerR family transcriptional regulator encodes MVGKLSETWLEGKRVALAGRFACMSRAEAARLVVAHGATIARSVTRGPMIVVVGRGGWPLAKDGRPTRKLRKALALAEQGCAVEIVAEEELLARLHCPSGPLKRHSTLRELADLLDVPPERLDQWLRAGLIAPVTTVDGIRYFDFCQVAGAKSLCELVRSGITISRLRHSVEQLRRWFGNVEHPLAQLTTLSAGNKLAVRLHGGQLAEPTGQLLMDFASPPDERYPA; translated from the coding sequence ATGGTTGGCAAGCTGTCGGAAACCTGGCTCGAAGGAAAGCGAGTGGCCCTGGCGGGACGCTTCGCCTGCATGTCGCGCGCTGAAGCGGCAAGGCTCGTCGTGGCTCACGGGGCCACGATCGCTCGTAGCGTGACGCGGGGGCCGATGATCGTCGTCGTCGGTCGAGGCGGTTGGCCGTTGGCCAAGGACGGTCGCCCGACCCGCAAGCTTCGCAAAGCCCTGGCGCTTGCCGAGCAGGGGTGCGCGGTCGAGATCGTGGCCGAGGAAGAATTGCTCGCCCGGCTGCACTGTCCCAGCGGCCCGCTGAAGCGACACTCTACGCTGCGCGAACTGGCCGACTTGCTCGACGTGCCCCCCGAGCGGCTCGATCAGTGGCTGCGGGCCGGGCTGATCGCGCCGGTAACGACGGTCGATGGCATTCGCTACTTTGATTTTTGCCAGGTCGCGGGGGCGAAAAGCCTTTGCGAGCTTGTGCGTTCGGGCATTACGATCAGCCGGCTGCGCCACAGTGTCGAGCAGTTGCGGCGCTGGTTCGGCAACGTCGAGCATCCGCTGGCGCAATTGACCACGCTTTCGGCCGGGAACAAGCTGGCCGTACGGCTGCACGGAGGACAACTGGCCGAACCCACGGGACAACTGCTGATGGACTTTGCCAGTCCGCCCGACGAGCGTTATCCGGC
- a CDS encoding DUF1854 domain-containing protein encodes MSVVTKAIKASTTQRPSSEVAAEGQIQLQRDAWGRLELVDARGARHVPIEPVRNFPLTDPDRWVSLCTADGRELAVIDLAATDPTTRKLLDEELSRREFVPAIQRIVSMPVDSEPTEWQVETDRGPTSFLVNSADDVRRLGPHRALVVDARGIRYTIDDVRQLDGLSRRVLERYL; translated from the coding sequence ATGAGCGTAGTCACCAAGGCAATCAAAGCGTCGACCACTCAGCGCCCCTCGAGCGAGGTGGCGGCCGAGGGGCAAATCCAACTCCAGCGCGATGCTTGGGGCCGTCTGGAACTGGTCGACGCGCGGGGCGCCCGGCACGTGCCGATCGAACCGGTGCGGAACTTTCCGCTGACCGATCCCGACCGTTGGGTCAGCCTGTGCACGGCCGACGGCCGCGAGCTGGCCGTAATCGATTTGGCCGCAACCGACCCGACGACGCGCAAGCTGCTGGACGAGGAACTCTCGCGGCGCGAGTTCGTGCCGGCGATCCAGCGGATCGTTTCGATGCCGGTCGATAGCGAGCCGACCGAGTGGCAGGTCGAAACGGATCGGGGGCCCACGTCGTTTCTGGTCAATAGCGCCGACGACGTGCGCCGCTTGGGCCCTCACCGAGCCCTGGTCGTCGACGCACGCGGCATTCGTTACACGATTGACGATGTGCGCCAACTCGACGGGTTGAGCCGCCGCGTGCTCGAACGCTACCTGTAG